The Myxococcales bacterium genome contains the following window.
GCCGTTTGGCGATTTCCAGTCTTTTTTTTCAAAAAAACGACTTTTTTTGCCGGATGGCGCCGACGGCTCGTTTAGTCCGTCACTTCCTTGATGTCGAACCGGTCGCTGGTTCCCGCCTGCAAATAAGCGAAGCAGCGAACGACGGTCACGCCGGGAAAGCGAGCCTCGATCAACTGCTTCGCCGCTTTCAAGTCCTCGAAATGCTGGGCCAATTCGACCTCGCGGGCCGCGAACTGGAAGTGCCCGTAGGCGCCGCAATCCTCGTGGCCGATCACGTAGATCTTCTCCGCGTGGTGCAGCTTGACCGACACTTCCAGGTCGCGGAAGAGCGAATCGGCGAACCCGGGCTTCGGCCGCACCAGGTCCTGGATGCAACCGCCGCGGGTGATCAGATCGCAATCCTCGCCGAGCGACTGGATGAAGCGGCCGATGATGTTGCCGCCGTACTTGCGTTGATGCAGGCGAAAATCCTCACAGGTCACGACCGCGAACTTGCACAGGTGCGCCACGATTCGCTCCCTTTTCTGCTTACGCGCTCTTCGGCGGTTTGATGATCATGACGACCGCGCCGGCCACCAGGCACATGATGCCCGAGATGATGAAGGCCGTCACGTAATTGCCCGCGTCGTAGGAAGCAGTGGTCAGATTGCCGGCCTTGTCCGCCGTTTCGTAGGCCACCTTCTGCACGACTTGCATCAGTTTCGGGGCCAGCCACGGGCCGAACAGGCCGCCCGCGCCGTAGGCCGTGAACATCCAACCGTAATTGGCGCCGACGTTCTTCGTGCCGAAGTAGTCGGCCGTCACCGCCGGGAAGATGGCCAGGAAGCCGCCGAAGCAGAAGCCGACGCAGGCGACGCCGGTCAGGTACAGGCCGTAAGAGCGCAGGTAATTGAGCGCCAGCATGACGACGCCGGCGAACGCGAACATGATCAGCAGGGTGGTCTTGCGGCCGATGTTGTCGGAAACCTTGCCCCAGGCGATGCGGCCGGCGGCGTTGAGGATCGAAACGATCATGACCGCCGAAGCGCCCTTGGCGGCGACCGCCGCGTAGGTGGCCTTGGCGATCGGCGCGCCGTCGGTGAACAGGCTCAGCAGCGAGAACGACTGCCAGACGTTGGTGACGTTCATGATGACCATCAGGCCGGCGGTGCAACCGGCGAAGTAGGTCAGCCACAGAAGCCAGAATTGCACCGTGCCGAGCATTTTCTGCCAGGTGTAATCGACCGCAGCCGCGGCGGCGACGCCCGGTTGCGGGGCCGGCGGATTCCAACCGGCGGGCTTGAAGCCGGCGGGCGGATTGACCATGAACTGGGCGCCGATGACGACCAGGACCAGGAAGATCAAACCCAAATAGAGGAAGGTGCTCATGATGCCCTGGGAGGCGATCAGGGATTTGGCGATCGGGGTGAACACCAGACCGCCTGCGCCGAAGCCCGCGACCGCCAGGCCGGTGATCAAGCCGCGCTTATCGGGAAACCATTTGACGCACGTGGCGATCGGGCAGACGTAGGCGGTGCCGATGCCGATGCCGCCGATGATGGAAAAGCCGATGACGAACATCGCGAGATTCGTCGCGAAGCTGGCGACGATCAGGCCCACGCCGAGCAGCGCGCCGCCGATCGTGGCGATCAGCCGCGGGCCCAATTTGTCCTGAATGCGGCCGGCGATGATCATGCTCAGCGCGAAGAAGGCCAGCACGAGCTGCGACGGCAGGGCGAGGTTGGTTGGGGACCAGCCGAATTGCTCTTTCAAGGGCCCCTTGAACACGCCGTAAATGTAAATGGCGCCCAAGCTGATTTGAATCAGCAGCGCGCCGACGACCACCAGCCAGCGATTCCGCACTTTTTCGCTCATCGGCATAGCCCTCCAGTAGCGATCAAAATAATTCAGTTGTGACGTATATTTCCTGCACTCGGATAAGCGGGGGGATACTAGCAAAACACCGGCCAAGCTGTCAAGTTGTTGAATGATGATTCATTCAATAAAACACGCTTTTTTTCGTCGGTTGCATCGCCGCGCCGAAATCCGCATCATTTCTCCATGGTTGCGACTCAAAAATACACGCCGTCACCCTGGCTCGGGGTCGTTTCGAGGCTGAGCCTCGCGGCCCATCTGCTCGCGCCGCTGCCGGCGCTGATCCAATTTCTGGCCGTGAGCCGCGGCTGTTCCGGCTGGTTCCGCGCCATTGTCGCGCTGGCGGGATTGGTCGCCTACCTGGGCTATACGCTCTTCGCGCTCATACTGCATGTCGAATATTTCCCGGAACGGGTCGGCACCGCAGGCCGTCTGCTGTGGTTGCCGATTTTATTGATGGTTCTGGCCCGGTTGATGAACCCGCCCGGTTCCCTCTGGTGGTTGACGGCGGGCTTGTTGCCTTTGATCGGCCTGCTGGCGGCGGTTTTATTGCTGTTTTCGGCGGGAACGCACCTGGGGCCGCGGAATGCGGCGGCGCCGGCGGGCGAGGGCGGAGTTACCTGGCGCGCCGAGGGGCGTTCGTTGTGGACAGACCCGGATTTCTCGCCGATGTCGCGCTGGGTCGTCCTGCTGGCCTTTTTACTACCTTGGCTCGCGATCGTTGTTTTCGCGGTCGGCGCGGCGTTTCATCTGCTGATCCACGACGCGGCGGCCATGACGTTTTGGCAGAAAGCCGTTTTCCCGGCTTGGTGGGCGGGCTCGATCGCAATACTATGCCGCCATTACACGGGTTTGCTGATCGGCCTGACCGCGGACGGCCGGGTTTTCGGCCCGGGCCGGAAGGCGTTCGAGTGAACCGGCGCGCGAGGACGAATTGCCCGACAATGAGATGACCTATCTGACGATCAAGAACATTCGTCTCGACCCGGAGCGGGTCGACAACGACGGCGGGGGAACGCCGCGCTTGTCCTGCATGGTGTTTACCAACATCGACAATGCCACGGTCCATTCGGTGAGTCTAGACCTCAAGCTGCTTGGCGCGGCCAAAAAGGACCTGGATCTCGATCCGCGGGAATCTCTGCCTTCCAGCCGCGAAGGCCGGTATGCGACGACGTTCGAGGTGCCGCAACTGACCGATCCGGGTTTGTACGAACTGCCGATTCTGGCGCGCGACAGCGATGGGCGGACCCATCGCGTCAAGGCATCGCTGAGCGTCGCCTACCGCCGGCCCGGTTACACGG
Protein-coding sequences here:
- a CDS encoding OFA family MFS transporter produces the protein MSEKVRNRWLVVVGALLIQISLGAIYIYGVFKGPLKEQFGWSPTNLALPSQLVLAFFALSMIIAGRIQDKLGPRLIATIGGALLGVGLIVASFATNLAMFVIGFSIIGGIGIGTAYVCPIATCVKWFPDKRGLITGLAVAGFGAGGLVFTPIAKSLIASQGIMSTFLYLGLIFLVLVVIGAQFMVNPPAGFKPAGWNPPAPQPGVAAAAAVDYTWQKMLGTVQFWLLWLTYFAGCTAGLMVIMNVTNVWQSFSLLSLFTDGAPIAKATYAAVAAKGASAVMIVSILNAAGRIAWGKVSDNIGRKTTLLIMFAFAGVVMLALNYLRSYGLYLTGVACVGFCFGGFLAIFPAVTADYFGTKNVGANYGWMFTAYGAGGLFGPWLAPKLMQVVQKVAYETADKAGNLTTASYDAGNYVTAFIISGIMCLVAGAVVMIIKPPKSA